The following are encoded in a window of Haloplanus vescus genomic DNA:
- a CDS encoding single-stranded DNA binding protein produces the protein MGVIEDVYEDLDTDVDFEEFEAAVHDKVEQMGGLADEETAAMLIAHELEDEEVSGVADIDPEMNEVKFLAKVIGVGDLRTFERDDAEDEDAEEGRVINVDVADETGQVRVSFWDRMAQSVDDGEVAVGDVLRIKGRPQEGYSGIEVSADQAEVDEEAEIDIQIQDTYQIDDLSLGLSDVNLRGRVLATDSVRTFDRDDGSEGRVANLTIGDETGRVRVTLWDERADRATELDTGTSVEVVDGYVRERDGDLELHVGSRGAVEEIEDAVHYDPETTDIADLELEQTADIAGGVIETDQKRTFDRDDGSEGQVRNVRIKDETGDIRVALWGEKADFDVDLADYLVVTDAEIQEGWQDDLEASAGWRATVTVTDPPSDAPGTDDAGGADAGGQDGNAGLGAFGDDGGSGAAGGEAATVAAETADPDDGETVQFTGTVVQAGNPVVLDDGTETRSVETEADLRLGEEVTVRGQIHDGRIDADEVR, from the coding sequence ATGGGCGTAATCGAGGACGTGTACGAGGACCTCGACACCGACGTTGATTTCGAGGAGTTCGAGGCCGCCGTACACGACAAGGTCGAGCAGATGGGGGGGCTGGCCGACGAGGAGACGGCAGCGATGCTCATCGCTCACGAACTCGAAGACGAGGAGGTGAGCGGTGTCGCCGACATCGACCCCGAGATGAACGAGGTGAAGTTCCTCGCGAAGGTGATCGGCGTCGGCGACTTGCGGACGTTCGAACGCGACGACGCGGAGGACGAGGACGCCGAGGAGGGCCGCGTCATCAACGTCGACGTGGCCGACGAGACCGGGCAGGTCCGCGTCTCCTTCTGGGACCGGATGGCCCAGTCGGTCGACGACGGCGAAGTCGCTGTCGGCGACGTGCTTCGCATCAAGGGCCGTCCGCAGGAGGGGTACAGCGGCATCGAGGTCAGCGCCGACCAAGCCGAGGTCGACGAGGAGGCGGAAATCGACATCCAGATTCAGGACACCTACCAGATCGACGACCTCTCGCTCGGCCTCTCGGACGTGAACCTTCGTGGGCGCGTGCTCGCGACGGACTCGGTGCGGACCTTCGACCGCGACGACGGCTCCGAGGGTCGCGTCGCCAACCTGACCATCGGCGACGAGACCGGTCGCGTCCGGGTGACGCTGTGGGACGAGCGAGCGGACCGGGCCACGGAGCTCGACACCGGCACCTCCGTCGAGGTGGTCGACGGCTACGTCCGCGAACGCGACGGCGACCTCGAACTCCACGTCGGCTCTCGGGGCGCTGTCGAGGAAATCGAGGACGCGGTCCACTACGACCCCGAGACGACCGACATCGCGGACCTCGAACTCGAACAGACGGCCGACATCGCGGGCGGCGTCATCGAGACGGACCAGAAGCGGACGTTCGACCGCGACGACGGCTCGGAGGGGCAGGTTCGGAACGTCCGCATCAAAGACGAGACGGGCGACATTCGCGTCGCGCTCTGGGGCGAAAAGGCCGACTTTGACGTTGACCTCGCGGACTACCTCGTCGTCACCGACGCCGAGATTCAGGAGGGGTGGCAAGACGACCTGGAAGCCTCGGCTGGGTGGCGCGCGACGGTGACCGTCACCGACCCGCCGAGCGACGCGCCGGGGACGGACGACGCGGGCGGCGCCGACGCTGGCGGCCAGGACGGCAACGCGGGCCTCGGTGCCTTCGGCGACGACGGCGGCAGTGGAGCGGCCGGCGGCGAGGCAGCGACCGTCGCGGCAGAGACGGCCGACCCGGACGACGGCGAGACGGTCCAGTTCACGGGGACGGTCGTCCAGGCCGGGAATCCGGTCGTCCTCGACGACGGCACCGAGACGCGGAGCGTCGAGACGGAGGCCGACCTCCGACTGGGCGAGGAGGTCACGGTTCGCGGCCAGATTCACGACGGCCGCATCGACGCCGACGAAGTGCGGTAA
- a CDS encoding histone family protein, which produces MSVELPFAPVDTIIRRNAGDLRVSADAAEELARRIQRHGAELAVDAAEAATGDGRKTLMAADFGVEQVVDRDSLELPVAPVDRIARLDIGDSYRVSMDARIALADILEDYADNVAAAAATLANHADRRTIQAEDIETYFALFE; this is translated from the coding sequence ATGAGCGTCGAGTTACCGTTCGCCCCGGTAGACACGATCATTCGTCGGAACGCGGGTGACCTGCGGGTGAGCGCGGACGCGGCGGAGGAACTCGCCCGGCGCATCCAGCGCCACGGGGCGGAACTCGCCGTCGACGCGGCGGAGGCGGCGACGGGGGACGGCCGGAAGACGCTGATGGCTGCCGACTTCGGCGTCGAGCAGGTGGTCGACCGTGACTCCCTCGAGCTCCCCGTCGCACCGGTCGACCGCATCGCCCGCCTCGACATCGGTGACAGCTATCGCGTCTCGATGGATGCCCGCATCGCACTCGCCGACATCTTGGAGGACTACGCGGACAACGTCGCCGCGGCGGCGGCGACGCTTGCCAACCACGCCGACCGGCGGACCATCCAGGCCGAAGACATCGAGACGTATTTCGCGCTCTTCGAATAG